The following nucleotide sequence is from Apium graveolens cultivar Ventura chromosome 4, ASM990537v1, whole genome shotgun sequence.
ATTATTCATTGAAAATTGAATGTTCAGACTAATAGTAGGTAACCCAAAATCAATACCCCCTCCTTACCACAATACGTTTCCCATTTTGACTTTTGTCACTGTTCACGTTAAATGATTGACTATTTATTTACGGttaatctataagatcaaacatagtcatgagtAATCTTGTTATATTCATGCTTACGAGTATtttaatacagtgaaattttATATTCAATACTAATACGAAATTGAAGATATTAACAATTAAAAACATGCATTGGCAAACGTGTCCGATACAAATGGGAAAAGTATTTAAGGACAGAGGGAGTATAAAATAATTACTCCCTCAGTCCCGgtcaattgttatcgtttctgagatagtgtccgacacgcattttaagataaataaaaagtatagttctataaccttttaaaaaaaaaatctgaataaaagtttaaacatgtactccctccgtccctcccgGTTGTTATCGTTTCTGATAGAGTGTctgacacgtattttaagataaatataaagtatagttttataatttattttaaaaattttctttttctgaataaaaatagaatgtttaaacttttattcagaaaaagaattttttttaaaaaaattatagagttatattttttatttatcttaaaatgcgtgtcggataCCCTATCAGAAACGATAACAGCTGGGAGGGCCGGACCGAGTACGAAATATCGTGACAAcataaatatcaaaatattaaTTCAAGGACTCCTGACACGATCATGGGAATCAATTTTGTACTTCCCAAAATGGAAATGCTTTATTATGCTTTATTTATTGGGACTGGCTTGGGCCTACTGACCTAGATGAGAGGATAGAAAAATAGAAATTTCGTTATCTTCACTTTGTAGATCCATGGCAGAAGCAAGCGCCACACAACCTCCTCCACCATCTCCCCTCAAGCTCCAAGACCGAGTCGCAATCGTTACCGGCGGCTCCCGAGGAATCGGGCGAGCCATCTCACTCCACCTCGCCTCACTCGGTGCCAAACTCATCATCAATTACACTTCCAACTCAACTCAAGCAAATCTCCTCACGACTCAAATCAACTCATCCTCCTCATCTCCACGCGCCGTCGCAGTCCAAGCCGACATCTCCGACCCGCTCCAAGTCATCCACCTCTTCGACACGGCCGAGTCATCCTTCAACTCGCCTATCCACATCCTAGTCAACTCAGCTGGCGTCCTCGACTCCACTTACTCTTCTGTACTCAACACTAGCTTAGATGACTTCGACCACACGTTTCGTGTCAATACACGTGGCGCGTTCCTCTGTTGCAAAGAGGCCGCCAAACGGTTGAGTTTTGGCGGGAGAATTGTGTGTATGACGTCATCGATGGTTGGTGGATTGAAGCCGGGGTTCGGGGCGTATGCGGCGTCGAAAGCGGCGGTGGAGGCGATGGTGAAAATCATGGCGAAGGAGATGAAAGGGAAGGGGATCACGGTGAATTGTGTGGCTCCGGGGCCGATTGCGACGGAGATGTTTTATGCAGGGAAGACGAAGGAAATGGTGGAGAGAACTATCGCGGAGTGTCCGTTGGGACGGTTAGGGGAAGTGGAGGATGTGGCTCCGGTGGTCGGGTTTTTGGTTAGTGAGGAAGGAGGGTGGGTTAATGGTCAAGTTGTTAGAGTTAATGGTGGTTATGTTTGAGCTTCTTTGTATGTTTTGTGCTAATGGTGGTTTTGTTTGAGCTTATTGGCATGTTTTGTGCTAATGGTGGTTATATTTGAGCTTCTTTGTATGTTTGTGCAATTGAATAAATAATTGAAATGATGAATCTGCTATTTTGCGCAGATTCCAGTTACTTAAATAAAAATTAAGCATATTAAGAAAAGTTTAGCACGTCTGAGTAGGGGTGTTCATGGGTTTGTCAACCCGATTAAACCGACCCAACTCAACCCTCTTTTAGGCCGATTAAACCGTTTTAAAAAAACCCGATCCATGGTTGGGTTAAAAAAATTTCAAACTGCATTAAATGGGTTGGGTACGGGTTCAAGTTTTTTTCGGccaacccaacccaacccgatttAACTTAAGTCTCGTTcgataatttaaatataatttatatattatatgcaATTGTACATTATACAATATAATTATTTTCATTTATAGTTATATTTTGTGTATGTGTATATGATTTACGACATGATATACATTACTAAAATTTCAATTTAATCAGATTTAAAGAATAATGCTATAATCGTAAGTTCTACTATTCGAAATTATCAATTATATATGGCATTGAaacttttttttttatataatcaTTCAATCCGTTCAAACCAACCCAACCCGACCCAAACCGATGTACGACGGGTAGGGTTGGTTTACGATTTTATATTTTACGGGTTGGGTCGAAAATTTTCAAACCGATTTAATTGGATTGGATCGTAAAAACGCCTCCAACCCGGCCAACCCGACCCATGAACACCCCTACGTCTGAGAGCTATTTCATCGTTAAGCTATATATATCTTATTGTCTATTTGTGTTACAATCTGTGATCAAGAAGCTTAGAGAATTGTATTGAAATGATCTGATGAAGATTATTTACAAATGCTCAAGGTTAAGctatatatacatgtatgtatagATTAGCACACTATCTATCTACAAGACAAGAGTTAGTTATAACAGAATATGACAACTAAGGTGGTTCACGTTGCACACATATATGTACCAATAATTTGAGATTGGAGAGGCAGGCTAAGCCATAGTTCCTGGCTATCTAAAGTTTGATCTTTTACTAAAGATCATCTTCAAATAGAGAAGGTAAATTTTGAATTGAAATTTACACTATACAATATTCTATCGAACATAAGGAGTAAAGATAATCGAGACAATTATGAGGAGTAAGAATAGCCCTATTACTTGTAGATCAACTCTTCAACTTTTTACAATCCGCATAAGCCATTTGGGTAAAATGGGGTTTAAATTTTTAAGTAATAGATTGATGAGAAGAGGTCAAATCTACATTGTAAAACTACAAATTTTATCATCAACAAACTCTTATTTATCTTCGCGTGAAGACAGCCCCGTCTGATCTGGTTGACATTGTACGTTGAGCTGGTAATGGAGTTCCTTTTGGCAATTTTTCTGTTTGGTGACTTGGGCAAGGAGATACTTTTGAATGTTGAGACCTTGCATCACGTTGAGACCTTGCATGAGAATGTTTATATAATGTGGCCTCAGACAGCGAGAGGGGGTCAGATGCTTCATCGCTGCTGTCAATCGAAGATGACCGTGAAAGAGAGCGTTTCATATGTGGGATCTTATCTAAAATATACACCACTTCTGACATTTGTGGGCGATATTTGGGTTCAATATGAGCACATTGTAATGCAAGATTTGCAGCCACATAAGCTCCTCTCCGGGAATACTGACCCTCTAACTTCGAGTCCATGATTCGAAATAGCTTGCGCTTGTCGGGTAGCTGTGGCCTTACCCAGTCTACCAGTTTCTGCTCTGGACCAGCTCTACTTCTATCGACAGCAAAACGTCCTGTTAGGAGTTCCAGCAACACTATTCCGAAACTATAGACGTCACACCTTGTAGTGAGCCGACCTgtttaacaaaataaataaaagcATTGGAAAAGATTAAGAAATACTGACATGAGGATCAATTCCTAACTAGAGAAAGCAATGGAGTTGGGCAAGCTTGGGCTTATAACAAAATGAGATTACCAGGATGTAATATAAGAAAATGATATTTACAtgaacatttctatgcttaatGAAAAGGGTAAGAAAAGTCCCAATCATAACACCAAGAAGATAAATGCATTAGTGTGTGGTAATATAGTATACTGTATATTGCAAAAGTTCTACGAGGTCTCAATTTTACATTAAACTATCTTTCATTATATTTTATGTTATGACAAGCGACGATGAACGTTTAAAATAGTACAATTGAGCATAGACAATGACTCTAGgcaaattttcaaaattttgaacTATTGAATTAGAAAAGTTTTTAATTGCAATATTAATACATTTAGCCCCCAAAGTAGGGACTTTGATGAAATCTTAGGGATGGATTCTAATGAATTAAGATAATACACCTATAACTAAATTTGTGGACTCTGATCCCAAAGAACTTAAGATTCTGTAGCTGAAGTCTAAGCGTGAACTTCATAGAATTTGATGAGATCACGATCTATCCCTTCACAAAGGATACTAACCAAAGATGGATGTTATCTTCTGCAAGTATAACTATTACGGGGTTGTCCAGTGATGTGCTATATCTTGTGCTATAGCTAAAATATAGAACAAAAAGTAAAAAATCTCAATCCAATGGTGTGCTAAATTTTGTGCTAAAATAGCACAATGCTATAGTTTGTGCTAAATTTAGCACAAAATATAGCATTGTTCTATAATTGCCAACTCATCAAAAAGTTAAAAAAAGAGGAGAAATGGATGAAATAGGAAATTAAAAGTGTGAGGTACTTGGAAGGTAGGTAAATTTGTAATCAAAAGTGTAGTATATTTTGGAagttatttaaatttaaaacaAGATTTAGAACAAACCATTGGAGACATGGTGCTATTTTAGCACCAAAATGTACTTTTTTCATGTTAAATTATAGCAATAGCTACACTTATATTTAGCACACCATTGGCTTTGCTCTTATGGGGCTGTGACTTAGTTAAAATGCAAGCAAAAAAGTAGACCTGTGGCACAATATTATGGGGCTGCATAACCTTTACGCGGTTATTTGCTAATTGCTATTAATGACATGACTTAGTTATAATGCAAACAGAAAAGTAGACCTGTGGCACAATACTCTGGGGCTGCATAACCTTCTGTACCGAAGACTCGGGTGGTTACATGAGTCATATCACCTGTTGGACCAGCTTTCACCAATCCAAAATCTGAAAGCTTTGCATTAAATTCCTGCATTAGTTACATATTATTAATCTGATTAATAGGATTATTATCCAACAGAACAGAACATCACATCACATCTTTTATAGGACCTTCAATGAATATTGATTTCACTTCTGAGGTGAAATAGGACTATATAAAGTAAGCCAGATTAATATTTGAAGGGAAATATAGGATGCAAGAGACCACTAAAAACGAAAGTAATATTGTACTTAGCATACCGAATCTAGCAAAATATTGGAAGCCTTAAAATCACGGAAAATAATCTGAGGGTCAGATTGATGCAGGAAACAAAGACCACGAGCACTCTCAATTGCAACTTTTAATCTTATATCCCATGACAGAGGTCTTCCACTCCCTGAAAATTAGACAGATTTAAACTTAACAAAACATTCATACATGTGTAGCTTAAAAATATGTCTCTCTTCTGGTAGATATGTGGTACCGTATTTACTTATTCATCAAATGCTATCTGCTAGTACTAAAGTTAGAGAACTATGTAATATACCACTTGTAACTTAATGTTTAATCAATTATATTTCTAGCTCGGTAACATGTAATTTGTATCCCATCACCCTAATGCTTGCTCGTTTGTACCTCTAACACCTTTTATGTCTAAATTATTCACAAATCTGATATGTCTGTTGTACATTTACCTTTATCCCTTTCATAGAATGTGTAAAATTTCACAAATAATGTCTTCCTTGGCATGCACCCCCATGTCAGAGAATTGCCCTTGATGAATTTAGACTGGAAAGGTGCCATAATCACAAAATAACAAATATTACGGTGCTAGAAATAATTGATTAAGCCATCTGGAGCAACAGATATCTTCGTTTTACAAGTATTTTTGTATAGCTTAAAACAAGTCTATCTTCCGGTGAATGTATTTTGGTCGGGGTGTCTACACTGATCATAACATTTGTATGCCAAACACCTTAATATATGCTTATTTGTTCCTTCTTAATCCCTTTTCTGTATAAATCAATTGTAATCCTCACACTGTTGATTGACAAACACAAGTATCTTTTAGGTGCACACAAAAAACATCCTA
It contains:
- the LOC141720982 gene encoding NADPH-dependent aldehyde reductase-like protein, chloroplastic: MAEASATQPPPPSPLKLQDRVAIVTGGSRGIGRAISLHLASLGAKLIINYTSNSTQANLLTTQINSSSSSPRAVAVQADISDPLQVIHLFDTAESSFNSPIHILVNSAGVLDSTYSSVLNTSLDDFDHTFRVNTRGAFLCCKEAAKRLSFGGRIVCMTSSMVGGLKPGFGAYAASKAAVEAMVKIMAKEMKGKGITVNCVAPGPIATEMFYAGKTKEMVERTIAECPLGRLGEVEDVAPVVGFLVSEEGGWVNGQVVRVNGGYV
- the LOC141720985 gene encoding putative serine/threonine-protein kinase PBL18 — protein: MSSVFYLFSPSKSGEKRESNKKRAGFRYTMGNCIQRPHDIAIDDVPTVTAQPSHPPGTVENSECTSHPLPTPSKPLAASNKNDKTRVLPIPRPESEILSSPHLKSFTYTELSNATRNFRSDCLLGEGGFGDVYMGWLDEEALTAAKPGTGMVVAVKKLKPEGFQGHKEWLSEINYLGQLNHENLVKLIGFCLDGDHRLLVYEYMSKGSLENHLFARSGRPLSWDIRLKVAIESARGLCFLHQSDPQIIFRDFKASNILLDSEFNAKLSDFGLVKAGPTGDMTHVTTRVFGTEGYAAPEYCATGRLTTRCDVYSFGIVLLELLTGRFAVDRSRAGPEQKLVDWVRPQLPDKRKLFRIMDSKLEGQYSRRGAYVAANLALQCAHIEPKYRPQMSEVVYILDKIPHMKRSLSRSSSIDSSDEASDPLSLSEATLYKHSHARSQRDARSQHSKVSPCPSHQTEKLPKGTPLPAQRTMSTRSDGAVFTRR